CCGGATCCGGCCGCTCGTGGACCCGGTAGACGAACGGGATCTTCAGGCCGGCGCAGTGGGTGGCGACGACCTCGTTGGCGGCCAGCATGAACTCCTCGACCATCTGGTCGGCGATGGTCCGCTGGTAGCGGTAAAGCTCGACCGGTCGCCCCTCCTCGTCGAGGACCACCTTGTCCTCGGGCAGTTCGAAGTCGAGGCTGCCCCGGTCCATCCGGGAGGCCCGCAGGAGCCGGGCCAGCCGGGCCATACCTTCGAACATCGGAAGCAACGGGGCATGACGTTCCTTCAAGCGGGGGTCGGCGCCGCCCAGCAGGCCGGCCACGGCGGTGTAGGTCATCCGCTCGGCGGTCCGGATAACCGAGTCGGCCAGGCGATACCCGAGTCTGCGGCCGGTCGGGTCGTAGTCGATGAAGACGCTCTGGGTCAGCCGGTCGACCTTGGGGTTGAGGCTGCAGATCCCGTTGGACAGCGCCGGGGGCAGCATCGGCAGGACCCGGTCGACCAGATAGATGCTGGTCGCCCGCCGGCGGGCCTCGCGGTCGAGGGGGCTGTCCGGCTTGACGTAGTGGCCGACGTCGGCGATGTGAACCCCCAGGTGGTAGCCCTGATCGTCCACCTCCAGGGAAACGGCGTCATCGAGGTCCTTGGCGTCCTCTCCGTCGATGGTCACGGTGGTCAGGCGGCGAAGGTCCGACCGCCCCTCGATCTCGACGGGGAGGACCTCCTGGGAGACGCGGGCGGCCTCCCGTTCCACGACTTCGGGAAAATGCTCAGGGAGGTCATAGGTCTTGATGATCACGGCGATGTCGACCCCGGGCCGGCCGGCCCGGCCCAGGGCCTCGGTCACTCGGACCTCGGGCCGCCGCAAACCGTCCGGATAGCTTATGATCTCCGCCGCCACCAGTTCCCCGGGCTTGGCCTCCCCCTGCTTTCCGCGAGGGACGACGAACTCGGGGAGTCTGGGGTCGAGGGGTTCGACGGTCGAGAAGTAACGCCCCCGGGCGAAGGTCCCGACGACCCGGCGATGGTGGCGCTCGACCACCCTGAGGACCTCGGCCTCGGGGCGCTCGTTCCGGAAACGCACCTCGCCGTAAGGATGGCTCTCGCCGCGGTCGTGAGGCCGCCCGCGTTTGGGCCTGGCCAGCACGAGGTCACCGTCCATCGCTCCCCCGAGGTCCGGCGGGGGGACGAAGAACTCCTCTCCATCCTCGGCGGTGAGCATGGCAAAGCCCCGGGCACTGGCCCGGAGCTTGGCGGTGAACTGTCCCGGACGGATGACGAGGTCGGCGGGTTTAACCTCCGGCTTCTTGGCCCCGGTCCTCTTGGCCCCGGTCCTTTTCGACCCCGGCCGGCCGGCTTTGCGTCGCGCCACGGGCGCCCCTAGAGCCCCAGCTCCCCGGAGATGCCCTTCATCGCCTCGAGCCCGAGGCCGACGAACTCGTCCAACAACAGGTCGAGCTCGCTGCAATGTTTGATGGTCTCCCGGTTGGCCCCGCGGGCGAAGCCCTTCTCGCCGAAGCGATTCATGATGAAGGCCGCGTCGACGATGGCCAGCTTCTTCTCGGGCCGGATGAGGGCGGCGGCGACGATCAGACCGGTCAACGGGTCGCAGGCGAAGAGGGCCTTGGCCATCTTCGTCGTCCTGGGGATCCCATGCCGTTCGTTGTGGGTCCGGACGGCCTCGACGATCTCCGGCTCGACGCCCATCCCGGCCAGCATGTCCGCACCCTCCATGCTGTGGCGGTCCGGGTCGTCCTTGGTCGACTCATAGTCGATGTCGTGGAGCAGGCCGGCCAGGCCCCAGCGGTCCGGATCCTCCCCAAAATGCTCGGCCAGGCGGCGCATGACCGCCTCGACGGCCAGGATATGCTTGCGCAGGTTCTGGTTCTGGACCTTCCCCAGCATCAACTGATAGGCTTCATCTCTGGTCATAGAACTCTCC
The genomic region above belongs to Bacillota bacterium and contains:
- a CDS encoding HD domain-containing protein: MTRDEAYQLMLGKVQNQNLRKHILAVEAVMRRLAEHFGEDPDRWGLAGLLHDIDYESTKDDPDRHSMEGADMLAGMGVEPEIVEAVRTHNERHGIPRTTKMAKALFACDPLTGLIVAAALIRPEKKLAIVDAAFIMNRFGEKGFARGANRETIKHCSELDLLLDEFVGLGLEAMKGISGELGL
- the rnr gene encoding ribonuclease R, producing the protein MARRKAGRPGSKRTGAKRTGAKKPEVKPADLVIRPGQFTAKLRASARGFAMLTAEDGEEFFVPPPDLGGAMDGDLVLARPKRGRPHDRGESHPYGEVRFRNERPEAEVLRVVERHHRRVVGTFARGRYFSTVEPLDPRLPEFVVPRGKQGEAKPGELVAAEIISYPDGLRRPEVRVTEALGRAGRPGVDIAVIIKTYDLPEHFPEVVEREAARVSQEVLPVEIEGRSDLRRLTTVTIDGEDAKDLDDAVSLEVDDQGYHLGVHIADVGHYVKPDSPLDREARRRATSIYLVDRVLPMLPPALSNGICSLNPKVDRLTQSVFIDYDPTGRRLGYRLADSVIRTAERMTYTAVAGLLGGADPRLKERHAPLLPMFEGMARLARLLRASRMDRGSLDFELPEDKVVLDEEGRPVELYRYQRTIADQMVEEFMLAANEVVATHCAGLKIPFVYRVHERPDPAKLEALNEFLRPFGFALRDLEGLGPGELQDILVRIAGRPEERLISRVILRSMKQARYSADNLGHFALAFRYYTHFTSPIRRYPDLIVHRLLRESRRSGGPLPPVREAIWRDVLPEISEHSSERERLADEADRASFEVKKIEYMAARLGEAYTGIISGVTPSGFYVELPNSVEGFVHVRELADDYYVLEQAMYALIGQSTGRRYRLGDPVDVYVMAADPMARRLDFGLDPGGPLR